Proteins from one Mastacembelus armatus chromosome 16, fMasArm1.2, whole genome shotgun sequence genomic window:
- the fam131bb gene encoding uncharacterized protein fam131bb isoform X6 — protein MEDTTSILPRLKRNSNAYGIGALAKSSLSGVSGVTRTMKERVTKPTAMAQGRVAHMIEWQNWGMQTVGAGGIPQSRITTQEREKERRLENDAYSDLSDGEKEARFAAGILQQFAISEATLLAWSSMDGESPRSGSNQGSVAHLSEVNQESITSRDQILHHSSAEVWPHTYVSQGHYCLSSSDAWDPINNDPSGVASPAAGSYVMGTDGYDGQAAHFLSQQQQQQLTLQQQSQLQQLQQIQQIQHYQQQQLLQYQQQSLEHRLHSANHSLQATPNSTIHSLVHPVHPPLVDLWNTGQLEAYQAEAGSYMGVAAVVEPSLCVPSGDEMVGTEHSPLLEQQEEEEVKEEEVTLCMELESSTLTPPMQQGDASGGSSPGQPPAEPITERKASDVTSGLAQTLEEKEEEEEEQEGPVTSMATN, from the exons GCTCTGGCTAAGTCTTCTCTGTCAGGTgtgtcag GGGTGACCCGCACCATGAAGGAAAGAGTGACCAAGCCCACAGCCATGGCCCAGGGTCGTGTTGCACATATGATTGAATGGCAAAACTGGGGCATGCAGACAGTCGGAGCAGGGGGCATCCCCCAGTCCCGCATCACTACCCAGGAGCGGGAAAAGGAGCGGCGGCTGGAGAATGATGCCTACAGTGACCTCAGCgatggagagaaagaagctCGTTTTGCTGCAG GTATCCTGCAGCAGTTTGCCATCTCAGAGGCAACACTTCTAGCCTGGTCATCAATGGACGGAGAGAGCCCACGATCAGGATCAAACCAAGGAAGCGTAGCTCACCTGAGTGAGGTCAACCAGGAGAGCATTACCAGTCGAG ATCAAATATTGCACCACTCATCTGCAGAGGTGTGGCCTCACACTTACGTCTCCCAGGGCCACTactgcctctcctcctctgatGCATGGGATCCAATCAACAATGATCCCTCAGGTGTAGCATCTCCTGCCGCTGGCTCCTACGTTATGGGGACAGACGGGTATGACGGGCAGGCAGCTCACTTCctgtcacagcagcaacagcagcagctcactcTCCAACAGCAGAGTCAActacagcagctgcagcagatacAACAGATCCAGCACtaccagcaacagcagctcctGCAGTATCAGCAACAG TCTCTGGAGCACAGGCTGCACAGTGCCAACCACTCTTTGCAAGCGACGCCCAACAGCACCATCCACAGTCTGGTCCATCCTGTTCACCCACCGTTGGTGGATCTCTGGAACACGGGGCAGCTAGAGGCCTATCAGGCTGAGGCTGGAAGCTACATGGGTGTGGCTGCGGTGGTGGAGCCGAGCCTCTGTGTCCCCTCTGGAGATGAGATGGTGGGAACAGAACACTCCCCGCTactggagcagcaggaggaggaggaggtcaaG GAAGAGGAAGTGACACTGTGCATGGAGCTGGAGTCGTCCACGCTGACTCCGCCCATGCAACAAGGGGATGCCTCTGGAGGCAGTAGTCCAGGGCAACCGCCAGCAGAGCCAATCACAGAGCGAAAGGCCTCCGATGTCACCTCTGGCCTCGCTCAGACgctagaagagaaggaggaggaagaggaggagcaggagggtCCAGTCACTTCCATGGCAACCAACTGA